One Baekduia alba genomic window, GCGTCGGCGCGGACGATGCGGGCGTCGCCGCGCATCGCGGCGACGGCGGCGAACAGGTGGGCCAGGCGCTCCTCGAGCGGGAGCGCGAACGGGTCGATCGCGCACCGCGACTCCCAATGGCCGGTCGCGGGCGCGACCGGCGCCAGCGGCCGGGCGCCGGCGGCGGGCTGGGCGGCGGCGACGGCCAGCGCGCGCCTCAGCGCCTGCTCGGCGCCGGCGGCGGTGATGTCGCGCGTGGCCGCGAAGCCCCACGCCCCGCCGACCAGGACGCGGACGCCGATGCCCTCGGACTCGGTGGCGTCGACGCTGTCGACGAGCTCGTCGTGGACCGCCAGGTGCTCCTCGCGGCTGTGGACGTGACGGGCCTCGGCGTAGGCGCAGTGGCCGGCCGCGCGGTCCACGGTCTGGCGCAGCAGGTCGAGCATGCTCACCAGGCCTCGGCGTACAGCGCGCGGAGCTCGTCGCGGTCGGCGGCGGGCGGCGTGTAGGCGAGGTCGGCGCGCTGCGCGGCGGCGTCGGCGATCGCGTCGAGCTCGGCCTCGTCGACGCCGAGGCGGCGGATGCCGTCCGCGCCGGCGCGCGCGGCCAGGCGGCGGGCGAGCGTCGTCAGCGTCCCGTCGGGATCGACGCGGCCCGGGAAGCGCCGCTCCAGCGCGCCGATCGCGACCGGCAGGACCGCGGCGTTGGCCTGGCCGTGCCCGGCGCCGCCGACGCGCACGAGCGTCTGGGACAGCACGTGGCTGAGCCCGTACTTGGTGGTGTCGATCGCGTAGCCCGACAGCAGCGCGGCATGGGCGAGCTGCGTGCGGCCGTTGTAGGACGGGTCCTCGCCGTCGACGAGCCAGGCGACGTCGATCAGCCGGATGGCCTCGCGCGCGGCGAGCGTCGGGACCGTCGAGGTGAAGATCGTGACCGGCGCCTCCACGGCGTGGGCCAGGGCGTTGGCCGACGACGCGGCGAGCTCGCCCGCGGGCTGCGAGGCGGAGATGTCGGGGTCGTTGATCACGATCGCGGGGCGGACGTTGCGCGCCTCGCGCTCCCGGCCCGCGGGGCGGCGGTGGACGATCGTCATCTCCGCCGCGCTGAGCGTCGTCGGGATCGCCGCGGCGCGCGCGCCCGCGCGGCAGCCCGCGAGCGCCTTGGCGACGTCGATCACGCGCCCGCCGCCGAGCGCGACGATCAGCGACGCGTCGCCGACCTCGGCGTCCAGGTCGGCCGCGAGCGCGTCGACGAGGCCGCTCGGGACGTGAAGCACGCGGTCGGCGCGCTGCACGACGTCGGGCGCCATCGGCGCGGCGCGCTCGGTCGTGAGCAAGGTGTAGGAGTCGCCCAGCAGCGCGGGGGCGTCGGCGATGACGCCACGGCCGAACCGGATCGTGCGCTCGCCGTCCTGCCAGGTGAAGTCCATGCCGGGCAGGCTATTGCCCCGGCGGGGCGGTCACGCCCTCGGGGTCGCCTCGCGGTCCGGGTTCCACGAGTAGGCGTACTCGGGCTTGTCGTTGTCACGCCACAGCGCCGCCAGCTTCAGCGGCTTGAAGGTGTCCCACATGACCGCGAGCTCGTTGGTCGAGGTGGCGCCGAGCGCCTTCTCGACCGTGCCCGGCTGCGGCCCGTGCGGCAGCCCGCTGGGGTGCAGCGTCAGGCAGCCGACCTCCACGCCCTTGCGCGCGGCGTAGTCGCCGTCGGCGTAGAACATGACCTCCTCGGACTGGATGTTCGAGTGGTGGTACGGGATCGGGACGGCCTGCGGGTCCCAGTCGAGCATCCGCGGCGCGAACGTGCAGATGACGAAGTTCAGGCCCTGGAACGTCTGGTGGGCGGGCGGCGGCAGGTGGAAGCGGCCGGCGCGCGGCTCGAAGTCGTCGGCGTTGAAGGTGTAGGGGAAGACGTAGCCGTCCCAGCCGACGACGTCGAACGGGTGGCGGTCCAGGAGGTAGGACTGGACGCCGCCGCGGACGCGGACGGTCAGCTCGAACTCGCCGGCCTCGTCGTGCGTCTCCATCTGCGCCGGGCCGTGGAAGTCGCGCTGCGAGTACGGCGCGTGCTCCAGGAGCTGGCCATAGCGGTTGCGGTAGCGGTTGGGCGTCTCGATCTCGCCCGGCGTGTGCATGCACACCCAGAACTGCTCGACGCCCGGGTCGGGCTCGAAGCGGTAGGTCGTCCCGCGCGGGATCACGAGGTAGTCGCGCTCGCGGAACGTGACCGGGCCGAAGACCGTGCGCAGCTTGCCGCTGCCGCGGTGGACGTAGATGACCTCGTCGCCCTCGCCGTTGCGGTGGAAGCGGGTCATCGCCTCGGTCGGCTTGGCGATCGAGACCTCGAGGTCGTCGTTGAACATCAGCAGCCGGCGGCCGCCGACGGGGTCGCCGCCGCTCGGCGCCCCGTTGGCGTCCGCCAGCCGGTGCACGTGCGCCTCGGGCACCCACTCCTCCCGGACCGTCGGCGTGAAGGCGCCGACCTCAGCGATCCGGCAGGGGGAATGCAGGTGGTACAGGATGGTCTCGTTGCCGCTGAAGCCCTCGTAGCCGAGGACCTCCTCCGTCAGGAGCCGGCGCGAGCCGTTCTGCCGCCACACCTGCGCGTGACGCTTGGGCGGGACCTCGCCGAGGCTGACGTAGCGCATGCCTCAGAGGTTCCCACGACGGTCCTGCTCGCGCTCGAGCGCCTCGAACAGGGCCTTGAAGTTGCCG contains:
- a CDS encoding homogentisate 1,2-dioxygenase codes for the protein MRYVSLGEVPPKRHAQVWRQNGSRRLLTEEVLGYEGFSGNETILYHLHSPCRIAEVGAFTPTVREEWVPEAHVHRLADANGAPSGGDPVGGRRLLMFNDDLEVSIAKPTEAMTRFHRNGEGDEVIYVHRGSGKLRTVFGPVTFRERDYLVIPRGTTYRFEPDPGVEQFWVCMHTPGEIETPNRYRNRYGQLLEHAPYSQRDFHGPAQMETHDEAGEFELTVRVRGGVQSYLLDRHPFDVVGWDGYVFPYTFNADDFEPRAGRFHLPPPAHQTFQGLNFVICTFAPRMLDWDPQAVPIPYHHSNIQSEEVMFYADGDYAARKGVEVGCLTLHPSGLPHGPQPGTVEKALGATSTNELAVMWDTFKPLKLAALWRDNDKPEYAYSWNPDREATPRA
- a CDS encoding iron-containing alcohol dehydrogenase; the encoded protein is MDFTWQDGERTIRFGRGVIADAPALLGDSYTLLTTERAAPMAPDVVQRADRVLHVPSGLVDALAADLDAEVGDASLIVALGGGRVIDVAKALAGCRAGARAAAIPTTLSAAEMTIVHRRPAGREREARNVRPAIVINDPDISASQPAGELAASSANALAHAVEAPVTIFTSTVPTLAAREAIRLIDVAWLVDGEDPSYNGRTQLAHAALLSGYAIDTTKYGLSHVLSQTLVRVGGAGHGQANAAVLPVAIGALERRFPGRVDPDGTLTTLARRLAARAGADGIRRLGVDEAELDAIADAAAQRADLAYTPPAADRDELRALYAEAW